The Arvicola amphibius chromosome 11, mArvAmp1.2, whole genome shotgun sequence genome has a segment encoding these proteins:
- the Msantd3 gene encoding myb/SANT-like DNA-binding domain-containing protein 3 produces MQNNEIIKPAKYFSELEKSILLALVEKYKYVLECKKSDARTIALKQRTWQALAHEYNSQPSVSLRDFKQLKKCWENIKARTKKIMAHERREKVKRSGSPLLSNHVLGKEKIGSMLPEQLYFLQSPPEEEPEYHQDAAAQESFAASNRELCDEEKEFVHFPVCEGTSQPEPSCSAVRITANKNYRSKTTQEGALKKMHEEEHHQQMSILQLQLIQMNEVHVAKIQQIERECEMAEEEHRIKMEVLNKKKMYWERKLQTFTKEWPVSSFNRPFPNSP; encoded by the exons ATGCAAAACAACGAAATTATTAAACCGGCCAAATACTTCTCAGAGCTGGAGAAGAGCATCTTGCTTGCTTTAGTGGAGAAGTACAAGTATGTGCTGGAGTGTAAGAAAAGCGATGCGCGGACTATCGCCCTCAAGCAGCGCACCTGGCAGGCGCTGGCGCACGAGTACAACTCCCAGCCCAGCGTGTCGCTGCGGGATTTCAAACAGCTCAAGAAGTGCTGGGAGAACATCAAGGCTCGGACCAAAAAAATTATGGCCCAcgagagaagggagaaagtgaAGCGCAGCGGGAGCCCCCTGCTGAGTAACCACGTCCTGGGCAAGGAGAAGATCGGCAGCATGCTGCCGGAGCAACTGTACTTCCTGCAGAGCCCGCCCGAAGAGGAGCCGGAATACCACCAGGATGCAGCTGCTCAAG AATCCTTTGCTGCTTCAAACAGAGAACTGTGCGACGAAGAGAAAGAGTTCGTCCATTTTCCAGTGTGTGAGGGGACCTCACAGCCAGAACCTTCGTGTTCAGCCGTCAGAATCACAGCCAATAAGAACTACAGGAGCAAAACCACTCAGGAAGGTGCTTTAAAGAAGATGCACGAGGAGGAGCACCACCAGCAAATGTCCATCCTCCAGCTGCAGCTGATCCAAATGAACGAGGTGCACGTGGCCAAAATCCAGCAGATAGAGCGTGAGTGTGAGATGGCAGAGGAGGAGCACAGGATCAAGATGGAAGTCCTCAACAAGAAGAAGATGTACTGGGAAAGGAAACTACAAACTTTTACCAAGGAGTGGCCCGTTTCCTCCTTCAACCGGCCCTTTCCCAATTCACCCTAA